GAACTTCTGCGCGCGGGCGGTGAATCCGGCCGGGTCCGTCTCGTATCCGCCCTCCTGCACGTAGGTGGAGACGCGCAGCACGTCGGAGCGCCAGTCCTGGGCGAGCGCGTCGAGCGAGCCGCCGGTGACGCACTGGGCGTACCACTGGGTGCCGTGCGTGCTCATGCCGTTGAGCGCCACAGCCTGGCCGGAGGCGTTGCACAGCTGACGGCCGCAGACCGAGAGCTGCCCGTTGGCGGCGAGCGGGGTGGCGGCGGTGGGAGCGGCGGGCGCCGGTGCGGCTCCGGCGCGGACGGGAGCCATCAGCGCGGTGACGACACCGAGCGCGGACGCGGCGAGCAGGGCCTTGCGGGCCATCCTGCGACGGCCGGGCGTGACGGTGGGGGGAGTGGGGCGCTGGTGCATGGTGGTGCTCCCTTCGGAGGGGGTGGGAGGCGCCATGTCGGCAGAACTGAAAGTAAAGGTTCCTACCAATTGACGTCAACGGGGATGGGCAACTTTCCTTCCTGTTAAACGCGCTTGGCGGAAGGGCCGGTTGGAGGCCCTTCCGCCAAGCACCCGCCCCGGGTGCGCCCCGGCGCGGCTCAGCCCGTCGGCAGCGGATAGACCGCCAGCGAGAACGAGTGCCCCGCCGGATCGGCGTACACCCGCACGTCCCGGGGCCCGCTGTTGCTGTCGCCGGTGTCGACGGGCCGGGCGCCCAGGGATATCGCCTCCCGCTCGGCCTCGTCGATGTCCTCGCGCGCCACCAGGATCCGCAGATGCGACTGCTGCGAATCCTCCGGACGCGGCCAGCTCGGCGGGGCGTAGCCGTGGTCGCGGCGGATCGCCAGCCGGACGCCGTCGTTGCCGACGACCTCGATGAAGTCGGGGTCGGTGCCGATCCGGGTCTCGGCACCGAAGAGACCGGCGTAGAACTCGGCCAGCTCCATGGGCTCGGCACAGTCAAGGACGAGGACGCTCGTTTTCTCCACAGTCATGCGGGAACGGGTACCCCCGGCGGGCGTGGCCACGCCGGGCCGGAGCCGTCCCGGAAAACCGGAATCCGGGCCACCGGTGCGGCCGCGTCCCGGATGAGGAAACACCCCACGCGACCTAAGGTGCGAACCATGGCACGGAGCACGGCCCAGCCCGGGCAGACCGGAGGCGACGCCGCCCCGGACGGCCCCGACCCCCGGCGTTGGCAGGCACTCGCCGTCTGCCTGGTCGCGGGCTTCATGACCCTGCTGGACGTCTCCATCGTCAACGTCGCCCTCCCCTCCATCCGGGAGGGCCTGAACACCCCCGAGTCCGACCTCCAATGGGTGCTCTCCGGCTACGCCCTCGCCTTCGGCCTCTTCCTCATCCCGGCCGGACGCCTCGGCGACGCGCGGGGCCGCCGGGCGGTCTTCATGGCCGGACTCGCCCTCTTCACCCTGGCCTCCGCCGCC
This sequence is a window from Streptomyces parvus. Protein-coding genes within it:
- a CDS encoding VOC family protein, coding for MTVEKTSVLVLDCAEPMELAEFYAGLFGAETRIGTDPDFIEVVGNDGVRLAIRRDHGYAPPSWPRPEDSQQSHLRILVAREDIDEAEREAISLGARPVDTGDSNSGPRDVRVYADPAGHSFSLAVYPLPTG